The Apium graveolens cultivar Ventura chromosome 10, ASM990537v1, whole genome shotgun sequence nucleotide sequence taggctaagtttttaactaataatgtaccagacttatgtatatcatgaattgtaataatggcaaagaaatgtaaatttattcagaaacctgtttaaggtgcattggcatataattgtggaataaaacgacttgtgattatttttggatattcatctctgagactataacttgtggtgtgtgtgtttattgtggggtcacagtacagagtagttgattatttattaagattgggtgttattaagggaaatggaactcgtgacaacccggatccccgaccccggatttgggggtgttacaacatgcgagctgggctcacacatgtaagATGGGCTCACACTTGTCATCTGAGCTCTCATACGCGAGCTGGACTCAGGTTCCCATACGCGAGCTGGGCCTAGGTGCCTTCACGCGGgctgggctcaggtgcccacacgcgagctgggctcaggtgcctacacgcgggctgggcccatgagcccacatcttatgaaAATGAAGGAAATATTGTATATATTAATTGTAAAGGAAGGCGATGCGGGCCGAGGTCACCAGGCCGGCCGGCATTAAAGGACTTTATGTgtaacatggaaagtgactcatagatgactgagttgctcgtagatttcggggccGACACGGGTTGTTTTTACAATTACGGGAAGAAATGCGGAGAagccgcgagattgtaggaagcgtgtggaaccagtcgagatttacgtgactaattggctgaaggcctgacttttatcatgggcttgggctgcacgggttgAAGAATGTAACCCTAGCCTATGTGACTTGTTTCCCAAGGACTtcgtgaggcttgatccctataaatagggtacgtaggcacttgtatgagacatgagtagacacttgatagagaataataaaaccctattttttcttaaggagtcaacatccaagctcagccaccactacaaaacaaccttcctccgccttcaaacaccgtccttgatcCTTATTCCGACCATCAACTTCCACAacactgttatacgaaattctccctataacaattggcgctagaaggaggggaaAATTTTTCATCTTAGGGAGAAGTGATGACCAAAGAAGACAAACAAGCGGTGACACCAGGAAGCGGGGGCAAAAAGAAGGACCAGAATGAGGTCGAGCACACACACCCAGAGAATCAGGCGCCACCCTCACCAATTGCAACCGTGGATGGGAGGAGGTTATGACGTACCTCGAAGGGCTAGCCGATCAGATGAACGAGATTAACACCCGGATGTCAAGGGTAGAGAAAAGCTCGGGTCGGAACGCCAAGCGTAAGGCACGCCGCCTCAAGGTCTCTCAGCAAAGCTGGAAGGGCAGATATCCTCAACAAAGACTGATCCATGATTTTGATGAGGCGGCAACTGAGACCAAGAAGAAAAAAGAGGCATCGCATAAAGAGGAAGATATACCCCAAAATCATGATGAGCGGGTAGCCAGATCTCTAAGAGATTGAGGCGGAAGCCAGCTTCGTCTGAGGCAAGGTCGACTAGCGTGCTAGACCGTGTGGGTAAAAAGCTAAGTGAGCATGATCTCAGGCTCAAGTTAGAGAATTATAAGAAAgagagagaagaaaaggaaaaCCTCAAAAAGAGAGCGTGTAGTGACCCCTCTAGAAAGACGTCAGCGCACCTCGCCCAGGAGGGATAAGCGATGTAGACATAGAGACAATCACGAAGAGGAATCGCAAGTACGAGCTGGAGGCGGGGGATGCCGCGAGCGACCTCAAGGCTCACACCATTCGAGTAACGCGGATGGTGGCGGGAAAGGAGAAGCTGTTAAGGTAAGAGACTTGAGGAGGATCTTGGACGAGATGGAGCGAGAGAAGAGGGGGCCCCAACCTCAGCTGCCCCTTCTTCTTTCACGGCTGCTACTCGATCATCTCCCCTACCTCGAGTATTCAGGCACAACCTCGATATTCTATTCAACGGCGAAGCCGACCCGGCAGAATACCTTATAAAATTTAACACTGAGATGAAAGTCTATCAGGTGCCGGAGATGACCCGCTGCAGACTCTTCGCGGCGTCACTCAGAGGTAGTTcccaacaatggttctccaagttgggACCTGCTAGCATTGGGAGGTGGCGACAATTGGAGGACCTGTTCGTCAGGCAGTTTCAGTCCACCCTCCACTACTCACCTCCTGTGGCTACGCTAGCCAACATCAAGCAAAGGGAGGGGGAGCACCTGGCAGAATACTTTTGTCAGTTCAACACCGAAGTTCCCAAGGTGAGGGCACCAGCGAGGAGACCATTAAGAATTTCTTGATTGTAGGGTTAAAAGAAGGGTCAAAATTTTGGAAGAGCCTCCAGGAAAGTGAGCCGAGAACCTTGGTCAAATTCTATGAGCAAGCCGAACCCTTTAAGAGAGTGGAGAAGTCGGTGAGGGAGCTGAAAATCAGTGAGAACTACCGAGACAAGAGGGGCCGATTCTCAAACCCTGACGAGAGGAGGAAAACATTTCGCCGTAGTTCGAGCCCAAAAAAGTCCGCCCGGGGCAAAGAGACTGCCAAAGATTCGGGGAGACCCTATACAAGAAAATGGCAGACGCATACCCCTCTGGTAGCCTCTAtcgaccatatatatgctatctATGCTGGAAAGGGGGTATTCAGAAAGGCGACTCCTCTCACAGACTACAACAAAAGGGATACCTCAAAGTATTGTGCATATCACGAGGCCACGGGGCATGATACGGATGATTgcaggcaattgaaagatgaaatcaAGACACTGATAAGACAAGGGAAGCTTATTGAGTGGGTTGTTAAGGAGGTTCGGAAGCACAGGGCTGATTATCATACGGTCCCTCCTCCACCCCCAGAGGACAAAGAAAGGATACCTCGGGCCGGAAGcattcatattattctaggcgggtctcacATTGGCGGAGACAGCCGGAAGGCGATGGACAGATATGCCCGGGAAGCAAAGGACAAGCCCCTCACCAACGTCAACCATCTAAGCCAAAGGCCCCGGAGCTCTTTGAAAAGGAGACTGATGACATCGTGTTTAGGGAGAACGATGCCAAATGGGTGCATTACCCTCCTACTGATGCCCTAGTTATAAAAATGAGACTGGAACGGTGAATATTCACCGAGCAATGGTGGATACCGGGATCTCGGCTGATGTTTTGAATTATGATGCCTAGAAGAAGCTAGGATTGTTGGATTAAGAATTAACCTCGACAGGTAGACACCTGTATGGGTTCACGGGAAACTCAATCAGAGTAAAAGGGAGGATTCAGCTCCCGGTGACCTTAGGAGAAGAGCCTTATGTGGCCACCCAGATCGCTATGTTTACAGTTGTAGATCAACCTTGTGCCTACAATGTTATAGTGGGAAGGGCCCTTATGAAGGCAATAAGGATGGTGGCCTCGATCCATCACATGACAGTAAAATTCCCAACCCCTGCGGGGGTAGGCTTCTTGAAGAGCTATCAATACGAATTGAGGGTCAGCTACAACCAGGCACTCAGGGCAGCCGAGTCAGGAAATGCATCGAATGAGACAGTCAAACCGGGTGAAGGCGACGTCCTCATGGAAGAGGCAGAGGGCAGGAAGAAAGTATGTCTGGAGGGACATGAGACTTGTAACATGATTTTAATCGAGGAATTACCTGAGAACTATTTCGAGCACATGGGGATTCATGTGGAACTGCGCCCAAGGGCCCTGCTGATGGAAGGCTCTCAGCCCATCATATTGGTACAGGAGGGGATTGTAGAAGAGgcaagtgatgaagaagagagcccAGAACAAATCACTGCAAGACTCAGGAAAGGGAAGTGGGCATACAAAGagacaacaacaaccatggaTCTACCTAGCGGAATTACTCGCACAGTTACCATAACCTATGAGCACTTGATAAATCCGGCCCAAGCTCACCAGCTCGAGCTCGAGGACACAGTAGGTTTGGCGATCACGAAAGTGGGAGAATCTAGTGAGGCTCAGGCAGACTTAGACCCGAGAATGCCCCCAATCTTGGTAGACCTGAATGATAATTCAAAAGTACTCAGAATAGGCTCTAACTTAAGTCCTGACTTGAGGGAGGATCTAGCCCAATTCTTGAGAAGAaatttggatgtctttgcatggtctCACTCTGATATGATAGGGATTGACCCGAATGTCATGTGCCACTGGCTCAACTTGGACCCGAGAAAGAAGGGGGTCAGACAGAAGAGGCAGCCAGTTAGTGGAGAGAGGGCAGAGGCCCTCAAATAAGAGGTGGATAGGCTGATGGAGGCAGGGCTTGTAAGGGAAGCCTTCTACCCCATGTGTCTGGCAAACCCAGTGCTTGTCAAGAAACCAAATGGCAAATGGAGGACATGTGTGGACTTCACCGACCTAAACAAAGCTTGCCCGAAGAATAGCTTTCCTCTACCCCGAATCGACCAGCTGGTTGATTCCACAGCTGGGCACGCACTACTTAGCTTTATGGATACTTATtcgggatataaccaaatcccAAATTATGGGCCAAATCAGAAGCACGCCTCATTTATTACTGATCGAGGCCTCTATTATTATATCGGGATGCCCTTCGGGCTCCTTAACGCTGGGGCAACCTATCAAAGGCTGGTGAAtaagatgttcaaacatcagttgTGGAAGACTATGGAGGCCTATGTAGATGATATGCTTGTGAAGTCAATGGAAGCAAAGGATCATGTCCGCCACCTATCAGAAATGTTCCATATCCTAAGGGAGTACATGATGAAGCTCAATCACCAAAAATATGTGTTCGGGGTCGAGTCAGGgaagtttttgggatttattgtcaaccataggggcattgaggccaaccccgccaAGATACGAGCCCTACTCGAGATGAGATCCCCCCGACGGGTGAAGGATGTCCAAAGCTTAACGGGGCAAGTGGTTGCCTTAAACCACTTCATCTCAAAGTCCCCCGACAAATTCCAGGAGTTCTTCAAAGCAATTAAGGGAGTGGGGGGGAATTTTGAGTGGAAAGAAGAATGTGAGGAAGTTTTTCAGAACATAAAGAAGCATCTCAGCAGCCCTCCAATGTTGTCCAATCCAAAGGCAGGTGAGACTCTGGTCCTATACTTGGTCGTCTCTGACTTTGCAGTAAGTGCGGTATTAGTCCGAGAGGAGGATGGTATCCAGCTCCCTgtatattatgtgagtaaaaggCTAGCCGACGCAGAGACTCGGTACACAAGCCTCGAGAAGTTAGCATATGCTCTGATCCTGGCCTCCCAAAAGCTCAGGCCCTATTCTCAGGTGCACAGGATAGAAGTACGAACCTCCTACCCCCTCAGGCAAGTAATGCATAAATCGGAGTCTTCTGGTCGAATGCTGAAGTGGACGGTGGAGCTCGGCCAGTtcgaggtggattataagccaagGACCGCAATGAAAGGCCAAGCCCTGGCCGATTTTGTCCTGAGTTTCCTCCACATCAAGAAGTGGAGCAAGGAGCCCTTGTTGTCATACCTAGTACAGAAGAGGTCAGGCTGGAAAGCCAAAATAGTGCCCCATTGTGGAGCCTATTTGTGGATGGAGCATCTAATGGGGATGGGGCAGGAGCTGGAATTGAGCTAATCAGCCCAGAGGCACACAAGATCAGACGCGCGACCCACCTGGCCTTTCATGCAACCAAAAATGATGTTGAGTATGAGGCCTTGATCAACGGTCTCAAGCTAGCTCTGGAAATGAAGGTGGAGAATTCGAATGTGTTTAGTGACTCCATGATCATGGTCTATCAGATAAACTGGGGGTATCAAGCTAATGGGCCAAGAACAGAGCTTTACCAGAAGTGTGCGCAGAGGATAATTGAGAGATTCAACGGGGTGAGGCTAGAACTAATTTCGCGCGGGCAGAATGAAGGCGCGGATGAGCTGGCTAAGCTTGGCTCGCGCCGTGAGGCCACATTGTTTGGGGTCGTGCCCCTTGATATACAAAGGCAGCCTAGTGTGCCCGAGCATAAGGTGGGCAGCCTCAGTGATAACCTCGACCACATTTGGATGGCACCTATCTTAGCCTACATAAAAGAAGGATCACTCCCGAACGAAAAGAATGAGGCAAGAAGAATAAAATATAAGGCAGCCCGTTATGTGATATATGATGGGGTCCTATACAGAAGAGGGTTCAATGTGCCCCTTCTCAAGTGCATAGATGGGGATGAATGCAATTATATCCTAAGGGAAGTACATGAGGGCATTTATGGAAATCACTCGGGGGTAACTCTCTAGCTCAGAAAATCCTCCGTCAGAGTTACTATTGGCCAACGCTAAAAACCGACGCCTTTGAATTCTCCCGAGCTTGTGATAAGTGTCAGCGATATGCCAATTATTACAACAGCCTCGTGGCCCCTCtcacatccctcatgagcccTTGGCCCTTCgctatgtggggaattgatctgattGAAGAACTCCCGAAGGCTAAGGGAGGTGTTAAGTATGTGGTTATTACGGTAGATTACTTCACTAAATGGGCAGAGGCCAAGCCTTTAGCCATTATCACGACAAAAAAGCTCAAAGAATTTATGCACAAGACCATTGTGTACCGCTATGACATCCCTTACAAGTTGATATCTGACAACGGGAAACATTTCGATAGCAAGGAAATGCTGGAATTTTGTGAGCAGCTGGGGATTCAGAAGAGTTTTAGTATAATTTGCCACCCCCAAAGCAACGGGCAGACGGaggctgttaataaaatcattaagaACACCTTGAAGGCAAAGCTTGAAGTGAAAAAGGGGGACATGGCCGGAGGAGCTCGCCCAGGTCCTCTGGTCTTACAACACGACCCCCCGAACCACAACTGGAGAGACCCCCTTTTCTTTGGTATATGGGTGTGAAGCTATGGTGCCCGTTGAAATAGGGGCATGATCTTTTCGGAGGGACAACTATGACTCAGAGGCAAATGAGGTCAACAATCGACTCTATTTGGACATGATCGAAGAAACTTGGGAAGATGCTCAGATCGGGATAGCAGCATATCAACAGAGGACAGCTAGGCATTATAACAGTAAGGTTTGAGCCCGAACTTTTAAGGTGGAAGATTTGGTTCTGTGTCGGGTCATGCTCAACACCAAGGTGGTGAGACACTGAGTCTTTGGGATAAATTGGGAAGGCCCCTACAAGATAAAATCAGTGCTctgggagggaacctaccacctcaatgatatgcaagATAAGTTGATCCCGAGAGCCTGGAAAGCGGAACACCACcgcaagtattatcagta carries:
- the LOC141691576 gene encoding uncharacterized protein LOC141691576 produces the protein MKVENSNVFSDSMIMVYQINWGYQANGPRTELYQKCAQRIIERFNGVRLELISRGQNEGADELAKLGSRREATLFGVVPLDIQRQPSVPEHKVGSLSDNLDHIWMAPILAYIKEGSLPNEKNEARRIKYKAARYVIYDGVLYRRGFNVPLLKCIDGDECNYILREVHEGIYGNHSGVTL